TGGACGCGGCCACCTGCGCCCGCGTGCGCGTCTCGGACCTCGCCGGCGGTGACGCCGCGTGAGCTGCCACGAGCCGGCACCCGGCGCGTCGGCCACCGCCACGCTGGGCGCCCGCACCGCCACGGTCGTGCTCGTCGGCAACCCGAACGTCGGCAAGTCGACGTTGTTCAACGCCCTGACCGGCGCCCGCCAGACCGTCACGAACGCCCCCGGCACCACCGTCGAGCTGCAGGTCGGCGCCTGGCGGCTCCCCGCCGACGCGGACGGCGCGCGGGCGCGGGTGCGCCTGGTCGACCTGCCGGGCACCTACAGCCTGCTGGCCCGGTCGCCCGACGAGCGCGTCACCGCCGACGCCGTCGCGGGACGCGGGTCGGTCGGCACGCCCGACCTGGCCGTCCTGCTCGTGGACGCCACCGCGCTCGGTCGCTCCCTCTACCTCGTGGCCCAGGCGGCGCGCGCGGGCAGCCGGCTGCTCGTCGTCGTCACCATGTCCGACGTGGCCGCCGCCCGCGGCCTGCAGGTCGACACCGCGCGGCTCGCCGACGTCCTGGGCGTCCCCGTGGTCGCGGTGGACCCGCGCGCCGGGCGCGGGCTGGCCGACCTGGGCGCGTCGGTGCGGGACGCGCTCGCCGGCGGGGTGCCGGCCGTGCGGGGGATCGATCCCGCGGCGCCGGGGGCCGAGCCCGCCGACGCCGCCGGGCCCGACGCCGCCGGGCCCGACGCCGCCGGGGTCGCCGACGCCGCGACGGACGGCCCGCTCGCCGACGCGTCGGCGCTGCTCGACTGGGCCGACGCCGTGCAGCGCGAGCTCGCGGACGGCGCCCCCACCGTGCCGGTCGTGCGGACTCTGTCGGACCGCGTCGACCGGCTGCTCCTGGACCCGTGGTGCGGGATCCCGGTGTTCCTCGCCGTGATGTGGGCGATGTTCCAGCTCGCGACCACGGTGGCCGGCCCGCTCATCGACGGCGTCGACGGCCTCGTCAACGGGCTGCTCGCCGACTGGGTCCGCGGCTGGCTGCCCGGGCCGCCGTGGGTCGAGGGGCTGCTGGTCGACGGCGTGCTCGCGGGCGTCGGCACCGTGCTGTCGTTCGCGCCCCTGATGGCCCTGGTGTTCCTGGCGCTCGCGCTGCTCGAGGACTCGGGCTACCTGGCCCGCGCGGCGTTCGTGGCGGACCGGGCGATGCGCGCCATCGGCCTGGACGGCCGGGCGATGCTGCCGCTCGTCGTCGGGTTCGGCTGCAACCTGCCCGCGCTGTCCGCCACCCGCGGCCTGCCCGACGCCCGCAGCCGCCTCCTCACCGGGCTGCTCGTGCCGTACACCTCGTGCCCTGCGCGCCTGACGGTGTACATCCTGATCGCGGGGATCTTCTTCCCGGACCGCGCCGGCACCGTCATCTTCGCGATGTACGTGGCGAGCATCGCCCTGGTGGTGCTCGGGGACTCGCGCTGCGCCGCACGCTGTTCCGGGACCTGCGCCGCGAGCCGCTCGTCCTGGCGCTGCCCGCCTACCAGCGGCCCCGCGTCCGCGCGCTGCTGCTGTCGGCGTGGTCGCGCGTGGCCTCGTTCGTGACGAAGGCGGGGCGGATCATCGTCGCGACCCTCGCGGTGGTGTGGCTGCTCATGGCGGTGCCGGTCACCGGGCACCACGCCGTCGGGGACGTCCCGGTGGGGGACAGCCTGTACGGCCGCACCGCGGAGGCCGTCGCGCCGGTGTTCGCGCCGGCCGGGTTCGACGACTGGCACATGTCCGCGGCCCTCGCCACCGGCTTCGTCGCCAAGGAGGTCGTCGTCGGCTCGTTCGCGCAGACCTACGCCGTGGAGGAGCCCGACGACCCGGCGCACGCCGGCGACCTCGGCGCCCGCATCCGCGCGACGTTCGAGCAGGCGTCGGGGGCCACGGTGCCGCCGCCGCGGTCGCGTTCCTCGTCTTCGTGCTCGCGTACACGCCGTGCCTCGCGACGGTCGGCGAGCAGCGCCGGCTGTTCGGCACCCGCTGGACGGCCGGCGCGGTCGGCGTGCAGCTCGCGGTCGCGTGGGTGCTCGCGGTCGCGGTGTTCCAGGTGGGGAGGCTGCTGTGAGCGTGCTGGAGGACGTCGTCGCCCAGGTCCGCGCCGGCGTGCGGCCCGGCCTCGCCGCGGCCCGCCTCGGCATCGACCCGGGCGTGGCGGAGGCCGCGCTCGACCACGCCGTGCGGCTCGGGGTCGTGACGCCCGCGACGGCACTCGAGCTGGGGTGCTCCGGGTGCGGCACCGTGCAGCGGACGGCCCCGGCCTGCGGCGGGTGCCCGCTCGCGCGTCGCTGAACCGGCGACCGCGGCGGCGCCGGGTGCGGCCCGCGTGCCGCCCGCGTGCCGCGCCGCCGGGCGCGGTGGCCGCGTCGACCGGTGTCCGCCGCCCGCGTGCTGGACGTCCCGGGGCCGGCCGGGGGTGCGGTGCGACACTGGCGCCCGTGCCGACCGTCACGTCACCGGGAGCCCCGCAGGCCGCCGCCGACGCCGCCGAGCTCGTCCGCGCGCTGCGCGCCGTCGTCGCCGGCGGGGTCGACGACTCCACGCGCCGCCGCGCCGAGTACGCCACCGACGCCTCCAACTACCGCGTCGTGCCGTCCGTGGTCGTCTTCCCGCGTGACGTGGACGACGCGCTCGCGGCCCTCGAGGTCGCCCGCGGGCTCGGCGCCCCGGTCACGTCGCGCGGCGGCGGCACCTCCGTCGCCGGCAACGCGGTCGGCACCGGCGTGGTGCTCGACTGGTCCCGGCACGTCAACCGCGTGCTCGAGGTCGACCCCGCGTCCTCGACCGCGCGCGTCGAGCCGGGCGTCGTCATGGCGATGCTGCAGCGCGAGGCCGCGCCGCACGGTCTGCGCTTCGGCCCGGACCCGTCCACGCAGGCGCGCGCGACGCTCGGCGGCATGATCGGCAACAACGCGTGCGGTCCGCGCGCCGTCGCGTACGGCCGGACCGCCGACAACGTGCTCGAGCTCGACGTCGTCGACGGCCGCGGCCGCCGGTTCACCGCCGGCCGGGGCCTGGACCCGGTGCCCGGTCTGGACGCCCTGGTCCGCTCGGAGCTGGAGGTGCTGCGCACCGAGCTCGGGCGGTTCGGGCGTCAGGTGTCCGGCTACTCCCTGGAGCACCTGCTGCCGGAGAACGGCGCGGACCTCGCGAAGGCGCTCGTCGGCACCGAGGGCACCGTCGTCACCCTGCTCGGCGCGACCGTCCGGCTGGTCCCCGTCGCCGCCGCCCCCGTCCTCGTCGTGCTCGGCTACCCCGACATGGCCACGGCCGCCGACGCCGTCCCCGCCCTGCTGGCGCACCGGCCGCTCGCCATCGAGGGCATGGACGCCCGCCTGGTCGACGTCGTGCGGCGCGTCAAGGGGGCCGCGGCCGTCCCCCGCTGCCGGAGGGCGCCGGCTGGCTCATGGTCGAGGTCGGCGGCGACAGCCTGGACGAGGCGCTGGGGCGCGCGCGGGCGCTGGCCGCCGACGCCGGCACCCGCGCGGTCGGCGTCTTCCCGCCCGGGCCGGAGGCCTCCGCGATGTGGCGCATCCGCGAGGACGGTGCGGGCCTCGGCGGGCGCACGCCCTCGGGCGAGCAGGCGTGGCCCGGGTTCGAGGACTCCGCGGTGCCGCCCGAGCGCCTCGGTGCGTACCTGCGCGAGCTCGAGGCCCTCATGGCGCAGCACGGCGTCGACGGGCTGGCGTACGGGCACTTCGGCGACGGCTGCGTGCACCTGCGGCTCGACGTGCCGATGGAGCGGTCCGGCGACCCGCTGCGGTCGTTCATGACCGACGCGGCGCACCTCGTGGCGGCGCACGGCGGGTCGCTGTCCGGCGAGCACGGCGACGGCCGCGCGCGCTCGGAGCTGCTGCCCGTCATGTACTCCGAGCGGGCCATCGGGGCGTTCGAGGCGTTCAAGGCCCTGCTCGACCCGGACGACCTGCTCAACCCGGGCGTGCTCGTGCGCCCGCGCCCGCTCGACGCCGACCTGCGGCGCCCGCACGCCCGCCCGATCCCGGCGGGTCACGGCGGGTTCGCGTTCGGGCACGACCACGGCGACTTCACCACGGCCGTGCACCGGTGCGTCGGCGTCGGCAAGTGCCGCGCGGACTCCTCGGCGGCCGGCGGGTTCATGTGCCCCTCGTACCTCGCGACGCGGGACGAGAAGGACTCCACCCGGGGCCGCGCGCGCGTGCTCCAGGAGATGGCGAACGGCTCGCTCGTCTCCCGCGGCTTCACCTCCCCGGAGGTGCACGAGGTCCTCGACCTGTGCCTGTCCTGCAAGGCGTGCTCGTCCGACTGCCCGGCCGGCGTCGACATGGCGCAGTACAAGGCCGAGGTGCTGCACCGCACCTACCGCCGCCGGCTGCGCCCGGTGAACCACTACGCCCTCGGCTGGCTGCCCCGCTGGACCCGGCTCGTCACCGGCGTGCCCGGCCTCGCACGCCTCGCGAACGCGGTGCTCGGCGTCCGGCCCGTCGCCAAGGCCGTGCTCCGGCTCGGCGGCATGGACACGCGCCGGTCGATGGTGGACTTCTCCCCGGCGCCGTTCCGGTCGCGGGTCCGGCGCGGCGAGGTCGACGTGCGCCGCGGCGTCGCCCCCGCGCGGCCGGCGGCACGGACCTGTCGGTCACCGGCACGTCCGGCAGGCCGCCCGTCCTGCTGTGGACGGACTCGTTCAGCGACGCGCTCGCCCCGTCGATCCCCGTCGCCGCCGTCCGGGTGCTGCGAGCCGCGGGGTACGAGGTGCTCGTCCCCGACCACGACGCCTGCTGCGGCCTGACGTGGATCTCCACCGGTCAGCTCGACGGCGCGCGCAAGCGCCTCACCCACCTGCTGGAGGTGCTCGGCCCCTACGCCGTCAACGGCGTCCCGATCGTGGGGCTCGAGCCGTCCTGCACCGCCGTGCTGCGCTCCGACCTGCTGGACCTGCTGCCGGACGACCCCCGGGCCGTGGCCGTCGCCCGCGCCACCCGGACCCTCGCCGAGCTGCTCACCGCGCCGGCCCCCGTCGGCCCGGGGGAGCGGTGGACCCCGCCCGACCTGTCCGACGTCACCGCCGTCGTCCAGCCGCACTGCCACCACCACGCCGTCATGACGTTCACCGCCGACCAGGAGCTGCTGCGCGCGGGCGCGTCGTTCTCCACGCTCGCGGGGTGCTGCGGGCTGGCCGGCAACTTCGGCATGGAGGCCGGCCACTACGACGTGTCGGTGCAGGTCGCGGAGCGTGCGCTGCTGCCCGCCCTGCGGGAGGCCGCACCCGGGGACGTCCTGCTCGCCGACGGGTACTCGTGCCGGACGCAGGCCGACCAGCTCGGCGGCGTGCAGGGCGTGCACCTCGCGGAGCTGCTGGCGTCGCACCTGCCGGGCTGACGGGCGGATTTGGGCGCAGCGCCGGGGTGCCGTAGTCTGGTCGCTGCCCAAGACCGCAGGTCGTCGGCTCCCGTGCTCCTCCCGCTTCCGCGGGGCGTGCCCGGAGCCGCCCGAAGTCCCGCTCCGGCGGAGGCCCGCGCAGGCGAGGATTCGATGGTCGTGCGTGCGAACGCGCGAGATGCGAGCCCCGGCCTGCGCCGGGGCTCTTCCTCTGTGCGGGGTCGAGGACGACGCCCGGCGGCACCACCACCGGAAGGATTGCCATGGCGAGGCCGGACAAGGCAGCCGCCGTCGCGGAGATCGCGGAGCTGTTCCGCGGGTCCAACGCGGCCGTGCTGACCGAGTACCGCGGGCTCACCGTCAAGCAGCTCAAGACGCTGCGACGGTCGCTCAGCGGCAACGCGAACTACGCCGTGGTGAAGAACACGCTGACCGCGATCGCGGCCAAGGAAGCCGGCATCGACGGCATCGACGACGCGCTCCAGGGCCCGTCCGCGATCGCCTTCGTCACCGGTGACCCGGTCGAGGCGGCCAAGGGTCTGCGTGACTTCGCCAAGGCGAACCCCGCACTGGTCATCAAGGGCGGTGTCCTCGACGGGCGCGCCCTGACCGCTGCGGAGGTCACCAAGCTCGCGGACCTCGAGTCCCGCGAGGTCCTGCTGGCCAAGGCGGCCGGTGCGATGAAGGCCAAGCTGTTCCAGGCGGCCTACCTCTTCACCGCTCCCGCCGCGCAGGCCGTGCGCACCGTCGAGGCCCTCCGCGTCAAGCAGGAGTCCGTCGACACCGCTGCCTGAGCCACCAGGGCTCTCGGCGCTCACACCCTTCCTCGCCGGTCGACGTGACCGGTGAGGACCGAACGGAAGGAACCGCCATCATGGCGAAGCTCACCACCGACGAGCTCATCGAGCAGTTCAAGGGCCTCACCCTCATCGAGCTCTCCGAGTTCGTGAAGGCGTTCGAGGACGTCTTCGAGGTCACCGCCGCCGCCCCGGCCGCTGTCGCCGTGGCCGCCCCGGCCGCCGGCGGTGCCGGTGCCGACGCCGCCGCCGAGGAGGAGAAGGACGAGTTCGACGTCATCCTCGAGGCCGCCGGTGACAAGAAGATCCAGGTCATCAAGGAGGTGCGCGGCCTGACCTCTCTCGGTCTGAAGGAGGCCAAGGACCTCGTGGACGGCGCGCCGAAGCCGGTCCTGGAGAACGTCAACAAGGAGACCGCGGACAAGGCCAAGGCCGCCCTCGAGGGCGCCGGCGCCACCGTCACCCTCAAGTGACCCGCCCCGGCCGGCCGGCGCCCACGCGCTGACCGCCCGGACGCTCCGCGCGAAGGCCCGCACCCCCGGGGTGCGGGCCTTCGCCGTCCCCCCGACCCTCCCGCGCCACCCCGCCACCCCGCCGGCTCGCCGTCCCCGGCGGGGCCGCCCCCGCCCCCGCACTCCACTCCCGCCTCCGCGCCCCAGTCCCGCCTCCGCGCCCAGCCCCTCCTCCCTCCGTTCGGAGGCTCCCAACGCGTTCGGAGGTGGGCGCGCGGGATCGTGGTGCTCTGCGGACCACCTCGATCACCCGTCGGAGCCTCCGACGGGTGATGTGGGCGGGCGCCGGCAGAGCCGGACGGGTGGATGTGCGCGTGAAGGGGCAGGGGAGGGGGCGCCGGGCGGTGCCCCTTCGGAGGCTCCGAACGTGCTCGGAGGTGGGCGCGCGGGATCGTGGTGCTCCGCGGACCACCACGATCACCCGTCGGAGCCTCCGACGGCGCGGAAGGGGGAAGGGGAGGGGAAGCGGAGGAGGGGAGCGGGAAGCGGGGCGCGCGCCGGGGTGGGGCGCGCGGCGGGCGACGGCGGCGGTGCCGCGCCCATACCACGGACAGTGGACAGAGCGCCAGGTCTGTACTACGCTAGCGCTTTGCGCTGGCCTGTGCCCGCGATCCCGTATAACCCGCGCCCACCAGGCATCGTAGTACGCGATGCCCTGGGGGCCCGAGGCCGGGGACCGCGAACCGCCGGGCCCGTCGCAGGGAACTCGATCTGCTGGGAAGGACCCCTCTTGGCTGCCTCGCGCACCTCCTCCGCACCGTCCGAAGCCATCGCGAACCGCACCGCATCCCGCCGCCTCTCCTTCGCCCGGATCGACGAGCCGCTGGAGGTCCCGGACCTCCTCGGGCTCCAGACCGAGAGCTTCGACTGGCTGCTCGGCAACGAGAAGTGGCAGGCCCGGGTCGCCGCCGCTCTCGAGGCCGGCCGCACCGACGTCCCGGAGACCGCTGGTCTGGAGGAGATCTTCGAGGAGATCTCCCCGATCGAGGACTTCGGCGGCACCATGTCGCTGTCGTTCCGCGAGCACCGTTTCGAGCCGCCGAAGTACACGGCCGACGAGTGCAAGGAGAAGGACTTCACCTACGCGGCCCCGCTGTTCGTCACCGCGGAGTTCGTCAACTACACCACCGGTGAGATCAAGAGCCAGACCGTCTTCATGGGCGACTTCCCGCTCATGAGCGAGCGCGGCACGTTCATCATCAACGGCACCGAGCGCGTCGTCGTGTCTCAGCTCGTGCGGTCGCCGGGCGTGTACTTCGAGCGCGCCGCCGACAAGACGTCCGACAAGGACATCTTCACCGTCAAGATCATCCCGAGCCGTGGTGCGTGGCTCGAGTTCGAGATCGACAAGCGCGACAACGTCGGCGTCCGCGTCGACCGCAAGCGCAAGCAGAACGCCACGGTGCTGCTCAAGGCGCTCGGCATGACGGAGTCGGAGATCCGCGAGGAGTTCGCGCAGTTCCCGGCCGTCATCGACACCCTGGAGAAGGACCACGTCCAGACCCAGGACGAGGCGCTGCTCGACCTGTACCGCAAGATCCGCCCGGGCGAGCCGCCCACCGTCGAGGCCGGTCGCGCGCTGATCGAGAACTTCTACTTCAACCCCAAGCGCTACGACCTGGCGAAGGTCGGCCGCTACAAGCTGAACAAGAAGCTCGGCATCGACGTGCCGCTCGCGGACTCGGTGCTGTCGAAGGACGACATCGTCGCGGCGATCAAGTACATGGCCGCGCTGCACGCCGACGTGGCGACCCTCCCGGGCCGCCGGGGCGGCGAGGCGATCGAGGTCCGCGTCGAGACCGACGACATCGACCACTTCGGCAACCGCCGCATCCGCGCGGTCGGCGAGCTCATCCAGAACCAGGTCCGCACGGGCCTGTCCCGGATGGAGCGCGTCGTGCGCGAGCGCATGACGACGCAGGACGTCGAGGCGATCACGCCGCAGACCCTGATCAACATCCGCCCGGTGGTGGCGTCGATCAAGGAGTTCTTCGGCACGTCGCAGCTGTCGCAGTTCATGGACCAGAACAACCCGCTCGCGGGCCTGACGCACAAGCGGCGTCTGTCGGCCCTCGGCCCGGGTGGTCTGTCCCGCGACCGCGCCGGCATGGAGGTCCGTGACGTCCACCCGTCGCACTACGGCCGCATGTGCCCGATCGAGACCCCTGAGGGCCCGAACATCGGTCTCATCGGCTCGCTCGCGACGTTCGGGCGCATCAACCCGTTCGGCTTCGTCGAGACGCCGTACCGCAAGGTCGAGTTCGGCCGCGTGACGGACGAGGTGCACTACCTCACCGCCGACGACGAGGACCGCTACGTCATCGCCCAGGCCAACGCGGTCGTGGACGCCGACGGCAAGTTCGCCGACGAGACCGTCCTGGTCCGCGTCAAGGGCGGCGACACCGAGGACGTCCCGGCCGAGACGGTCGACTACATGGACGTCTCGCCGCGCCAGATGGTGTCGGTCGCGACGGCGCTCATCCCGTTCCTCGAGCACGACGACGCGAACCGCGCGCTCATGGGCGCGAACATGCAGCGCCAGGCCGTGCCGCTGGTCCGCTCCGAGGCGCCGCTGGTCGGCACCGGCATGGAGTGGCGTGCGGCGGTCGACGGCGGCGACCTCATCGTCGCGAGCAAGGCCGGTGTGGTCACCGAGGTGTCGGCGGACCTCATCACGGTCGCGAACGACGACGCCACCACGACGACCTACCGCGTCGCGAAGTTCCGTCGCGCCAACCAGGGCACGAGCTACAACCAGCGCGTGCTGGTCGACGCCGGCCAGCGGGTCGAGGTCGGCTCCGTGCTGGCCGACGGCCCGGCGTCCGACGAGGGTGAGCTGTCCCTCGGCCGGAACCTGCTGGTCGCGTTCATGTCGTGGGAGGGCCACAACTACGAGGACGCGATCATCCTGTCGCAGCGCCTCGTCCAGGACGACGTGCTGTCCTCGATCCACATCGAGGAGCACGAGGTCGACGCGCGCGACACCAAGCTCGGCCCGGAGGAGATCACGCGGGACATCCCGAACGTCTCCGAGGACGTGCTGGCGGACCTCGACGAGCGCGGCATCATCCGCATCGGCGCCGAGGTCTCCGCGGGCGACGTGCTGGTCGGCAAGGTCACCCCGAAGGGCGAGACCGAGCTCACCCCGGAGGAGCGCCTGCTGCGCGCGATCTTCGGCGAGAAGGCCCGTGAGGTCCGCGACACGTCGCTGAAGGTCCCGCACGGCGAGTCCGGCACGGTCATCGAGGTGCGCACGTTCAACCGCGAGGACGGCGACGAGCTGCCCGCCGGCGTGAACGAGCTGGTCCGGGTGTACATCGCCCAGCGCCGCAAGATCACGGACGGCGACAAGCTCGCCGGCCGCCACGGCAACAAGGGCGTCATCTCGAAGATCCTGCCCGTCGAGGACATGCCGTTCCTCCCGGACGGCACCCCGGTGGACATCGTCCTCAACCCGATGGGTGTCCCGGGCCGCATGAACGTCGGCCAGGTGCTGGAGGTCCACCTCGGGTGGATCGCCAAGCAGGGCTGGGACGTGAAGCTGGCCGAGGGCGACCTGTCGTGGATCGACGAGGTCCCCGAGATCGCGAAGTCCTCGGAGCCGGGCACCCCGGTCGCCACGCCGGTGTTCGACGGCGTGCCGGAGGAGACCCTGACCGGTCTGCTCGGCGCCACGCTGCCGAACCGCGACGGCGAGCGGATGGTCGGCGTGGACGGCAAGGCGCGGCTGTTCGACGGCCGCTCCGGCGAGCCGTTCCCGGACCCGGTGTCCGTCGGCTACATGTACATCCTCAAGCTGCACCACCTGGTGGACGACAAGATCCACGCCCGGTCGACCGGCCCGTACTCGATGATCACGCAGCAGCCGCTGGGTGGTAAGGCGCAGTTCGGCGGCCAGCGCTTCGGCGAGATGGAGGTGTGGGCCCTCGAGGCGTACGGCGCGGCCTACACGCTGCAGGAGCTCCTGACCATCAAGTCGGACGACATCCCGGGCCGCGTGAAGGTGTACGAGGCCATCGTCAAGGGCGAGAACATCCCCGACTCGGGCATCCCGGAGTCGTTCAAGGTGCTCCTCAAGGAGATGCAGTCGCTCTGCCTGAACGTCGAGGTGCTGTCGTCCGACGGCGTCTCGATCGACATGCGCGAGAACGACGACGAGGTGTACCGCGCCGCCGAGGAGCTGGGCATCGACCTGTCCCGGCGCCCGAACGCCGCGAGCAGCATCGACGAGATCTGACGCCGAGCGTCCGCCGGCCCCTGGGTGACCAGGGGTCGGCGGGCCGCCCGCACCCCTTGCACCATTCCGTCCGCCGGACCGCGACCACCGCGGGGCCGGCAAGCGAAGGAAGTAGGACCCCTTGCTCGACGTCAACGTCTTCGACGAGCTGCGCATCGGCCTGGCCACGGCCGACGACATCCGTGCCTGGTCGCACGGCGAGGAAGAAGCCCGAGACCATCAACTACCGGACCCTGAAGCCGGAGAAGGACGGGCTCTTCTGCGAGAAGATCTTCGGTCCCACCCGGGACTGGGAGTGCTACTGCGGCAAGTACAAGCGCGTGCGCTTCAAGGGCATCATCTGCGAGCGCTGCGGCGTCGAGGTGACCCGCTCGAAGGTCCGCCGTGAGCGCATGGGCCACATCGAGCTGGCCGCGCCCGTCACGCACATCTGGTTCTTCAAGGGCGTGCCCTCGCGCCTCGGCTACCTGCTGGACCTGGCGCCGAAGGACCTGGAG
This is a stretch of genomic DNA from Cellulomonas sp. ES6. It encodes these proteins:
- the rplL gene encoding 50S ribosomal protein L7/L12, encoding MAKLTTDELIEQFKGLTLIELSEFVKAFEDVFEVTAAAPAAVAVAAPAAGGAGADAAAEEEKDEFDVILEAAGDKKIQVIKEVRGLTSLGLKEAKDLVDGAPKPVLENVNKETADKAKAALEGAGATVTLK
- a CDS encoding FAD-linked oxidase C-terminal domain-containing protein; the protein is MVEVGGDSLDEALGRARALAADAGTRAVGVFPPGPEASAMWRIREDGAGLGGRTPSGEQAWPGFEDSAVPPERLGAYLRELEALMAQHGVDGLAYGHFGDGCVHLRLDVPMERSGDPLRSFMTDAAHLVAAHGGSLSGEHGDGRARSELLPVMYSERAIGAFEAFKALLDPDDLLNPGVLVRPRPLDADLRRPHARPIPAGHGGFAFGHDHGDFTTAVHRCVGVGKCRADSSAAGGFMCPSYLATRDEKDSTRGRARVLQEMANGSLVSRGFTSPEVHEVLDLCLSCKACSSDCPAGVDMAQYKAEVLHRTYRRRLRPVNHYALGWLPRWTRLVTGVPGLARLANAVLGVRPVAKAVLRLGGMDTRRSMVDFSPAPFRSRVRRGEVDVRRGVAPARPAARTCRSPARPAGRPSCCGRTRSATRSPRRSPSPPSGCCEPRGTRCSSPTTTPAAA
- the rpoB gene encoding DNA-directed RNA polymerase subunit beta, which produces MAASRTSSAPSEAIANRTASRRLSFARIDEPLEVPDLLGLQTESFDWLLGNEKWQARVAAALEAGRTDVPETAGLEEIFEEISPIEDFGGTMSLSFREHRFEPPKYTADECKEKDFTYAAPLFVTAEFVNYTTGEIKSQTVFMGDFPLMSERGTFIINGTERVVVSQLVRSPGVYFERAADKTSDKDIFTVKIIPSRGAWLEFEIDKRDNVGVRVDRKRKQNATVLLKALGMTESEIREEFAQFPAVIDTLEKDHVQTQDEALLDLYRKIRPGEPPTVEAGRALIENFYFNPKRYDLAKVGRYKLNKKLGIDVPLADSVLSKDDIVAAIKYMAALHADVATLPGRRGGEAIEVRVETDDIDHFGNRRIRAVGELIQNQVRTGLSRMERVVRERMTTQDVEAITPQTLINIRPVVASIKEFFGTSQLSQFMDQNNPLAGLTHKRRLSALGPGGLSRDRAGMEVRDVHPSHYGRMCPIETPEGPNIGLIGSLATFGRINPFGFVETPYRKVEFGRVTDEVHYLTADDEDRYVIAQANAVVDADGKFADETVLVRVKGGDTEDVPAETVDYMDVSPRQMVSVATALIPFLEHDDANRALMGANMQRQAVPLVRSEAPLVGTGMEWRAAVDGGDLIVASKAGVVTEVSADLITVANDDATTTTYRVAKFRRANQGTSYNQRVLVDAGQRVEVGSVLADGPASDEGELSLGRNLLVAFMSWEGHNYEDAIILSQRLVQDDVLSSIHIEEHEVDARDTKLGPEEITRDIPNVSEDVLADLDERGIIRIGAEVSAGDVLVGKVTPKGETELTPEERLLRAIFGEKAREVRDTSLKVPHGESGTVIEVRTFNREDGDELPAGVNELVRVYIAQRRKITDGDKLAGRHGNKGVISKILPVEDMPFLPDGTPVDIVLNPMGVPGRMNVGQVLEVHLGWIAKQGWDVKLAEGDLSWIDEVPEIAKSSEPGTPVATPVFDGVPEETLTGLLGATLPNRDGERMVGVDGKARLFDGRSGEPFPDPVSVGYMYILKLHHLVDDKIHARSTGPYSMITQQPLGGKAQFGGQRFGEMEVWALEAYGAAYTLQELLTIKSDDIPGRVKVYEAIVKGENIPDSGIPESFKVLLKEMQSLCLNVEVLSSDGVSIDMRENDDEVYRAAEELGIDLSRRPNAASSIDEI
- a CDS encoding (Fe-S)-binding protein gives rise to the protein MLRAAGYEVLVPDHDACCGLTWISTGQLDGARKRLTHLLEVLGPYAVNGVPIVGLEPSCTAVLRSDLLDLLPDDPRAVAVARATRTLAELLTAPAPVGPGERWTPPDLSDVTAVVQPHCHHHAVMTFTADQELLRAGASFSTLAGCCGLAGNFGMEAGHYDVSVQVAERALLPALREAAPGDVLLADGYSCRTQADQLGGVQGVHLAELLASHLPG
- the rplJ gene encoding 50S ribosomal protein L10; protein product: MARPDKAAAVAEIAELFRGSNAAVLTEYRGLTVKQLKTLRRSLSGNANYAVVKNTLTAIAAKEAGIDGIDDALQGPSAIAFVTGDPVEAAKGLRDFAKANPALVIKGGVLDGRALTAAEVTKLADLESREVLLAKAAGAMKAKLFQAAYLFTAPAAQAVRTVEALRVKQESVDTAA
- the feoB gene encoding ferrous iron transport protein B, giving the protein MSCHEPAPGASATATLGARTATVVLVGNPNVGKSTLFNALTGARQTVTNAPGTTVELQVGAWRLPADADGARARVRLVDLPGTYSLLARSPDERVTADAVAGRGSVGTPDLAVLLVDATALGRSLYLVAQAARAGSRLLVVVTMSDVAAARGLQVDTARLADVLGVPVVAVDPRAGRGLADLGASVRDALAGGVPAVRGIDPAAPGAEPADAAGPDAAGPDAAGVADAATDGPLADASALLDWADAVQRELADGAPTVPVVRTLSDRVDRLLLDPWCGIPVFLAVMWAMFQLATTVAGPLIDGVDGLVNGLLADWVRGWLPGPPWVEGLLVDGVLAGVGTVLSFAPLMALVFLALALLEDSGYLARAAFVADRAMRAIGLDGRAMLPLVVGFGCNLPALSATRGLPDARSRLLTGLLVPYTSCPARLTVYILIAGIFFPDRAGTVIFAMYVASIALVVLGDSRCAARCSGTCAASRSSWRCPPTSGPASARCCCRRGRAWPRS